ATACCTCCTCAATAAGGCGCGTACATCATCACAAACCTCATCACTGAAAATTATCGGGCTAAAACCACATGAGTGAAGGCGTCCAGACCAGCGCGTGGCTGTTTCTCGCCTTTCGATCGAATCAGATGGAGGACATGCCACTAAGTCAACGATAGCGCGGCCTGCTGCTCTTTCAAGCATCAACTGTTCGTTACTGGTTCTTGGAAAGCTCTCATCCAATGATTCAAAGTAAACCCTAAACCATCTTAAACATTCTTGAAAACCCTTGACAAAATCCAGACCATCAAGATCAGCTTCTTCTTCAACAACAGTAATGATTCTTGGTTGCAATCTTCTAAAACTTGAAATAACATAATCTCGGCGACGAGAAGCTGGAGTGATTGAGTGTAAAGCACCAACACAGTTGATAGCGAGAGCCTCATCATCTTTAACATCCAATTCAGCTAAGTTTAGGTCACATAAATCACCAGCATGGTGGATAACATTAAACTTAAATGGGACTCCCATAAGCCTGGCAAATTTTTCCATTCTGTTACCAATTTCTTTCATTACCTTATGAACTGAAGCTAAACCTCCTGTACTAGTTGCACCAATATTATTACCACTACTTTTGCTAGCCACCACGGTGGTTAACTTCAAGTGTGGTGTCTCGTCAGTGCGAGTTGCTAGGGCTTCGAGCAAAGTAGGCCATTGGGTACAATATGTGTTACTAATATCAATAATATGCAATTTGTTTTCACCTTCAAATGCTTCCATAATTGCGCCATTACAAGATACGTGACCAAAAGTAGTCCAAGGACTCACCTCTTGAAACTTTAAAACCATTTTCCTTGTGGACTCAAAAGAGCAAGTTTTCTCTGATGCTGAAGCTAAAGTACGGTAACATCTCTCGCCGGAGTCGTTCATGCGGCTAAACAAAGCTTGGAGAAAATAAGAAGCAAGTTTTTGCTCTGTGTCACCATAAGGTGAACCAAGCTCATTAAGCATCCACATCAATTGCTGGAGACGAGCGCTGTTTTTATCCGCGATGGCATGTGCAGATTCAAGGAGGATATCGGTGACCCACTTGCCggaaaattcaaagtttaggtCATGAGAAGGGGAGAAAGAGAAGTCAGCCGAATCAAGGACATGGTGAGTAGAAGGGGTGCTAGTGTTGGTGGTAGTAGTGGTaggagtggtggtggtggtttggtgttgatgttgttgttggtggtggtggtgataagGAGGATAGTAGTGcttagaagaagatgaagagaagTCTTCCTCATCCATGAAAAAGTTGAAGCATTCTTCGTCTTCTTGTTGAtagtgatgatggtggtggttatTGTTTTGTCTTGATGATCTAGAGCTACTAGAGGTTCTGCTAGTAGAGTTGAAAGATTGTTCGGATTGTTGTTGGAGACTAACTAGCCTAAACAAGGTATCCATTTAACCAAAATCCAGAGACCCACATCAATAGAATTCGGATGGAGTTTGTTGGGGATGGCTTGGAGTGAAGGTCAGGTGATGGGTGTTTGTGTTTTTAACTGTGGGAATATTGGGGTAGAGAATGATAAAAGAGAGGATCTTGAAGTAGTTggatatatacacacacacacatgtatataCCTACATGTTTAAATGTGCTCTTCTTTTTCTGTAGTCGATGTGAATCAAATGGGGTGGGGTTCGGGATATTCTTTTATCTAGCTAGCCcagtcttcttcctttttttctaatCAACTCATGAGAGATATGACTAATTAATATACGTTTTCTGATGTGTAAGAGCTTGGGAAGTTGGCATGAAAGAGCTAGCTCCTAGTGTTGAGAAATAGAAATGGTATCtgacaaaaagattaaaaaagaaggaGAGATAACAAGGTCTAGATCACCAAAGGGGTTAGTGGATTAGCTTTTCATTGTCTATGAGAAAGattgaaagagagaagagaatatTGTTATAGGTTTTAGTGGGGGCAGGCGTGCCAATTGGATTTGGGGAAGATAAATGAGTAAAGCTGCCGGCGTGCATCATCATTATCAAACCCACTATCATCCCTCCAACCCATCCTCTTCACATTCCTTGCCTCCTAATCCCTCTTCAATCTCTGCCAAAATTCCATCccactttttccttttctacacTGTGTAACATAAATCAACTTCCATTATAATAACTAATGCTCTTTTGTAATATAAAAATCTAGGGCGTGCTCTTTCACTTTTTCCCCACTTCCACatgatagtttatttttttttatatatatatatagcaaacaCTTATTATAAATCCATTCATTCCATACACCATGTATGCACCAAACTAGCTAGGCCATTTCTCGAGATGGCCCAACCATATATAGCTAGGCTAGCTCTCCTTCCATGTCACAACCTCAAATCTGACTCCCGCTTGTGACTTGCTCTTTTGTTAGTTAAAATTCATAGCCAAGCCGGTTCATTATGATTACACCACAAGCACTACTTCGCCTTTTATTGTCGTAACCTTGTTGTCCTCAAGCTGAACCTTAATTCTCTCTAGAAACTAGCTATATCTATTTTTGGATGGCCTAGCTACATATAGCTAGGcacaaacatttctttctttctgtgtCAGCTTGCTAAACCTCAACGTAGATCAAATATTTGGATTTTAATGTATGTCACGGTTGGTCTACTCTTTGCTTTGATAGTCAGCAACATTATGCTCTATTGCTATTCTACATTTTCATACGCAAGAGGTAAGAGTGTGTCtatgtgtgcgtgtgtgtgtgtgtgtgtgtgtgtgtgagtgagAGAGTTTCTTTTGTCTGTTGAAATTTTCCTTGTTCCTAATCACTGCCCGTCCTTGGTTTTCTCCATGCAATCATTAGGAAAACTATCACGTCTGGATTCTGTCTCGTGTAGATCATTTGgtttaaataaaattggaaatCATTATTGTTGACtgtaagcatatatatatatatatgacccgGTCTTATTAATTGAATAAAGGTTATCTcactaattttgtttcaaacTCATTGCTGCTTACTTAGTGCCCACATAAGTACATCTATTAATAAAATAGAACAAGCATAAATCTAtttcaaaaaaactattttaagcttttttttgtGAGTAGAAGATAAAAAGGTAggtaattttcatattttttttataatagcatTACACctatatcatatatattttttaattattataacatTCATAATTGAAATCaaaacttataatatttttaaaagtagaaAATACTTGCCTTTTTCATCATAATTGAGACAAATTAAAGGgccctttaaataaaaaaaataaattgaaagccATGTTCAATGAAatagtgtaattattttttccccttccaacaaaaaatcaattaacttgcTATTGAaagtaaaatggtttttttttttcaagatctaTTAGTTATTATGGGATTGATTGAGGATAATTCAgtcttttaacattttaaatgcatattttaaaaactttattacccttaaaaataaattttctaaaaatattaatctaggataatttgatctttttacatttcaaaagcatgatataaagattaaattacctttaaaagcaaaaaaatttcaaactatcattcaagtgtTTTTTGGTCATTTAATAATGGTATTTTAGTAATTATCAAGTTGACTTGGGAGcgatttggtattttaataaatttagatatcagttaaaaataaaaagtggttGGTGGGTGTTGAACCCATACCCATACCCCTACCCTCCGGGAAATGTTTAAGGCATCTTCTGCCCTTGAAACACCGGTTTTCATGGCGAAGACGAAGCATCCCACCATCCTCTATTCAATGGTCTAACAAGTGTATATGACAGTGCAATGATTTGTTCCGATAGATTTAtttcttctcctccctctttttctcctcttctccttgccaaaatataaaagtttcattttatttgttttttatatccaatttgGTCATTCttgttattactatttatttactttttttattgattttttcttcaattttctctcatcaattggtttcatttaatttttatattaaatttgatccttatttttttttactattatttatttttttatttaattttattttcgttTTCATCCCCCagcatttaatttcaaattattcttatatcaaatttagttctcattcttttaatttttttatcctttttttaatgccttttttttataattttattcattaatattttattaatttagaattttatttcattattttttaggatttgccTTCTATGTAGTTAGTCATAGGCTCATGACTAGGATCATAGACTTTGAAGGTTAGCAGGagttaactttgttttttttaggttattttagaaaattaattttttttcaatttattcttcaaTGATTTATTGggtctttatgttttttttttttttaattttttctctatAGAATTATCCTAGTTTTATATGCTTATGATCATAGAATTAGTGAATTAACTCGAattgactcagtttttttttaattttattttttaatattaaattgtttaataattCAACTTCATAGTTTGAAAATAATGTGTTACTTGTCTACTTATTTGCAGTCCTAGCGCTTCCATGTCTAGTTATTTGCTGATTGCGAGTTAATCAAGTATTCACATAAAATGGGTCCTGTAATGCCGGGGACATTGACAGAAAAAAATTCAGTAGACTTAGTCCACGCGTCTCGGTGATGACTTTTAGCCTGATGTGGCATGACGTCATTGCCAATTAGGTCATTAGTCACAAAACTATATCAGATCAATTCTATCATTTCACATACTTTTTTTGGCAACGACCACTGCTAACTAATAACAGCGTGCTTGTGCAcagtttatttagtttttactgtgatttttttttatatgatattgttCAGAAGgtaaatgctaaaaaataattagatttagATTACTTTTCTTACTTTTCTTACTTTTATAGTGCTATATTCTGATGGTTGTTGGaattgtttttgataattttagcaataataatatttttagaaattgcATCTTATGGATTCATGGACTTGTAATGTTTGATGTTGATAAacacacgtgtgtgtgtgtaatgtaACGTGATTAGTTAATTTCCCTTGATCCAGCATAAATGTGACTATTTTAACACGTCATCATCataacctttcttcttcttctttactttttttttttttattattattaacatggatattTGGGTCAGCTTACACATAcatcgactaatctcacgggtcctaaagttaacaaccatgtaagcctcAAGTGACCCTAAAATTTATAGGACTCGAACTGGTGACTTTTAGGGAGTAAACTTAAAGCTTGATTAGTTGAGATACACCCCTCAGggttatattaattaatttctattatgAATATTGTTACCAATTTACTAGATATTTTATCAATGGATTTCTAACTCAAGTGATAATGGACtcttgcttattttttattggtcatGAGTTTAATTCCTAGAAAGTGTTcatttacaaatatatatatatatatatatatatatgtattttttatttttttaaaatttatttttaatattagtacattaaaaagatataaaaatattaaaaaattaatttgaaaaaaaaatcaaatttaaacaaaaaataggtTTAACCTCAATACTAAACACCCctttaataatattagaaacaaATAGTTTAATTCACAACACTCCATTGcaagtatttttctttctcaatatgaaaaaaatatgcaagCTTCGTTAACATTGTTTTTACCAACAATAGAAAATTTaactacaaattaaaaagtttacatgtgttttaataaaataataaaaaattacctgtgccaataaataataacaaatttagtGATTCTAATCAAATATCAAGTCATCTAGCTAAGATAAATATGCACATTACACTATCTGATCTCATGTTATATGGAGCTTTTTaagtctttttaatttatttaattaacaacaataaagttgttttttttgttcgaaaataaataatttaaactcgattgaaaaaacatatcttttctGTCACCAGGATTGATCATTTTGGTTGTAAAAATATGGTTAATCGATAACTTTCTTTCTCCTTTGTTGTTTTCTAGTGagattctctcttctctcttgatccatgagctaaaaaaaataatttttaaactaacaTGGCCTTTGCATGAATTTTAAGTTGTCCATGTGGTTTCTtcacctttttgtttttaaattttagtcctttttatttgaatttttcttttattataaatctcaCCAATAACTCATTAAATTGACCACAAAAtaattcaatcaagaaaataatcaacaaactgaatttatttttttcaaatcaagcaTCAAACAAGCGT
This Populus alba chromosome 7, ASM523922v2, whole genome shotgun sequence DNA region includes the following protein-coding sequences:
- the LOC118045593 gene encoding protein SHORT-ROOT, yielding MDTLFRLVSLQQQSEQSFNSTSRTSSSSRSSRQNNNHHHHHYQQEDEECFNFFMDEEDFSSSSSKHYYPPYHHHHQQQHQHQTTTTTPTTTTTNTSTPSTHHVLDSADFSFSPSHDLNFEFSGKWVTDILLESAHAIADKNSARLQQLMWMLNELGSPYGDTEQKLASYFLQALFSRMNDSGERCYRTLASASEKTCSFESTRKMVLKFQEVSPWTTFGHVSCNGAIMEAFEGENKLHIIDISNTYCTQWPTLLEALATRTDETPHLKLTTVVASKSSGNNIGATSTGGLASVHKVMKEIGNRMEKFARLMGVPFKFNVIHHAGDLCDLNLAELDVKDDEALAINCVGALHSITPASRRRDYVISSFRRLQPRIITVVEEEADLDGLDFVKGFQECLRWFRVYFESLDESFPRTSNEQLMLERAAGRAIVDLVACPPSDSIERRETATRWSGRLHSCGFSPIIFSDEVCDDVRALLRRYKEGWSMTQGGDAGIFLCWKEQPVVWASAWRP